The following proteins are encoded in a genomic region of Oceanispirochaeta sp. M1:
- a CDS encoding helix-turn-helix domain-containing protein, with product MSDKRRVKVKLSLSGPDRNQVSLMLRKGTSSVRVIKRAMVLNLFDQGIASPEISKAVGVTPETARRIAQNYISEGLNRALFDKQRPGHKRIFSDKERNEIIALVCSDPPDGFQRWTVRLLAEEAVNRKIVKSIGRETIRVILQDHEFKPWRKKNVVRSIVK from the coding sequence ATGAGTGATAAGCGTAGAGTAAAAGTAAAGTTATCTTTATCCGGTCCGGATCGCAATCAAGTATCATTGATGCTGAGAAAAGGAACATCTTCGGTTCGGGTGATAAAAAGAGCAATGGTGTTGAATCTCTTTGATCAGGGAATAGCATCTCCGGAAATCTCAAAGGCCGTTGGGGTAACACCAGAAACTGCTCGAAGGATAGCCCAGAATTACATTTCAGAAGGATTGAATAGAGCATTATTTGATAAACAGAGACCTGGCCATAAGAGGATTTTCTCAGACAAGGAAAGAAATGAAATTATTGCTCTTGTATGTTCTGATCCCCCCGATGGCTTTCAGAGATGGACGGTCAGATTATTGGCAGAAGAAGCTGTAAATAGAAAAATCGTTAAATCGATAGGCAGAGAGACCATACGAGTTATCCTGCAGGACCATGAGTTTAAGCCATGGCGAAAAAAAAATGTGGTGCGTTCCATCGTTAAATGA